One part of the Solanum dulcamara chromosome 8, daSolDulc1.2, whole genome shotgun sequence genome encodes these proteins:
- the LOC129898824 gene encoding 50S ribosomal protein L21, chloroplastic, which yields MATLSLCSTSSPSTALSKNQTFLNTLSVPKANSNVTFLSHSLSSLNLRFSKPNSLSSFVPKFSQSEAPVAEVEADPEEPVATPVVEAVSLEPKREEIFAVVMIGSRQYIVFPGRYIYTQRLKGANVNDKIILNKVLLVGTKTSTWVGKPVVPNATVHAVVEEQLKDKKVVVFKYKKKKNYRRNIGHRQPITRIRIMGITGYQDSPAVTLADLEAAK from the exons ATGGCAACCCTTTCCCTGTGTTCTACATCTTCCCCCTCAACAGCACTATCCAAGAACCAAACTTTTCTAAACACCCTTTCTGTTCCCAAAGCAAATTCCAATGTCACTTTTCTATCTCACTCACTTTCTTCTCTCAATCTCCGTTTCTCCAAACCCAATTCTTTATCCTCTTTCGTACCCAAATTCTCACAATCTGAAGCTCCAGTAGCTGAAGTTGAAGCTGACCCAGAAGAGCCTGTTGCAACCCCAGTTGTGGAAGCCGTGAGCTTGGAACCTAAACGGGAAGAAATCTTTGCTGTTGTTATG ATTGGATCTCGGCAATATATTGTCTTTCCTGGGCGATATATCTACACCCAGAGGCTTAAAGGTGCAAATGTCAACGACAAA ATTATCCTAAACAAGGTGTTACTAGTGGGAACAAAAACAAGTACTTGGGTTGGAAAACCAGTGGTGCCAAATGCAACTGTCCACGCTGTTGTTGAAGAGCAG TTGAAAGATAAGAAGGTTGTTGTCTTCAagtataagaagaagaagaactacaGAAGGAACATTGGTCACAGACAG CCAATTACTCGGATAAGAATAATGGGCATTACTGGTTATCAAGATTCACCAGCAGTCACCCTTGCAGACCTAGAAGCAGCCAAGTGA
- the LOC129898825 gene encoding subtilisin-like protease SBT3.9: protein MKKYQTLSSILLFFLLFAAIITTMADSQASQPSNESKVHIVYTEKPEDQEPEEYHIKTLTSVLGSEEAAKEALIYSYKHAASGFSAKLTAEQVSELSKQPGVLQVVPSQTVQLHSDRV, encoded by the exons ATGAAGAAATATCAAACACTTTCTTCAATTCTATTGTTTTTCTTGTTATTTGCAGCGATTATAACAACAATGGCAGATTCACAAGCTTCACAACCCTCCAATGAATCCAAAGTTCATATAGTGTATACTGAGAAACCTGAAGATCAAGAACCTGAGGAGTATCATATTAAAACCCTAACTTCTGTTCTTGGCAG TGAGGAGGCTGCAAAAGAGGCATTGATATACAGTTACAAGCATGCAGCTAGTGGATTCTCAGCAAAGCTGACTGCTGAGCAGGTTTCTGAGCTCTCAA AGCAACCTGGAGTGCTACAAGTTGTTCCGAGCCAAACAGTTCAGTTGCACAGTGACCGCGTCTGA
- the LOC129898815 gene encoding uncharacterized protein LOC129898815 produces MEKQPSNSRELQCVGRLEIARPKPVGFLCGTIPVPTDKAFHDFNSSELLPSAERVRAPRYRMIPIETDLNTLPLLSSIPDKVFPLVATQSRTSADLLWESGIHTSNLARKGEALAVSGLVEYGEEIDVIGPTDILKQIFKIPYSKARLSIAVHRVGKTLVLNTGPDIEEGEKLIRRNNNPPKCADQSLFLNFAMHSVRMEACDCPPTHTPPKEWQCESRESSPESSDHPIKGSTSYEQSGTSTQEEQSNPRCTYNELKQADCFWGKKKNRKNKDQGAGKKVSQVNEKSRYSVQESEKYRRPSNDGFLRVLFWQFHNFRMLLGSDLLIFSNEKYVAVSLHLWDVSRQVTPLTWLEAWLDNVMASVPELAICYHQDGVVQGYELLKTDDIFLLKGISEDGTPAFHPNVVQQNGLSVLRFLEENCKQDPGAYWLYKSAGEDAIQLFDLSVIPQNPPADETDDNSCSVPSLINRGRSDPLLSLGTILYRIAHRLSLSMSPENKSRCASFFRKCLEFLDAPDHLVVRACAHEQFARLLLTYDEVLDLSSEALPRESEVTGADAEEEPVESLISVSVSDAHDSPVPKVEPDNNIETLPAIGSDDSVRVTSDEAISSPRAMTAPRGRNTASLEDASNNREKSFAVCDLSKMSPKVQTVADPISTKLAAIHHVSQAIKSLRWKRQLQSNRMDLQNSGKNQDELPSAPSFSVCACGDTDCIEVCDIREWLPTSKLDDKLWKLVLLLGESYLALGQVYKEDGQLNQALKVVELACLVYGSMPQHREDSKFVSSMVICSLPEVESDDKSEKAGSSLSDDCFMYDQSSDSYLFWSKAWTLVGDVYVQFHSTDGDKMPVQSEQKPSTKELKMSSEVLREVERLKKKLGQSSQNCSSCSLLNCSCQSDRASSGSSASSSSRDSRSKSYGRKQNKKSHTKENAHAHSGTFVDIHQKGECSTSESKLLMHKKNIARMEISNKLKDISEAENSGATDSDRDDVAVKMDGTSVYKCSETLKEETERKSGGIFKYLRGTVAGDADNLSNALNCYDEARNAMVGHLTNSEDLQSLIKKKGWVYNELGRKRLERKELDEAEVAFADAINAFKEVADHTNIVLINCNLGHGRRALAEEMVAKIENLKEHAILHDAYMQVLQGAKMEYRESLRFYGSAKAVVNHVTEESDLDSSYLRNEVYTQFAHTYLRLGILLAREDTFAEVYENCVLEDSFNSCVSRPNIDRRKHEISANDAIREALSVYESLGELRKQECAYAYFQLACYQRDCCLKFLEQDQKKNGSSKGGNSFLHRVKQYTSLAERNWLKSLDFYGPKTHSFMHLGILVERCGLLLNLSNLLHSNVYLESALTCMLEARHVPGDTLSKDNPKICDKYWSHLQMLLKKMFSVSLCPTTNKSSANSQLSASSKSADAGKLRELYKMSLKNTEFSQLQVMHDLWTS; encoded by the exons ATTTATTATGGGAAAGTGGCATACACACCTCAAATCTTGCAAGGAAAGGTGAAGCTCTTGCTGTATCAGGTCTGGTGGAGTATGGAGAGGAGATCGATGTCATTGGCCCAACAGATATTCTGAAGCAAATTTTTAAGATTCCATACTCCAAGGCTCGATTATCAATTGCAGTACATCGTGTTGGCAAGACACTAGTTTTAAATACAGG GCCTGATATTGAAGAGGGGGAGAAATTGATCAGAAGAAATAATAATCCGCCAAAATGTGCAGATCAGTCTTTGTTTCTAAATTTCGCTATGCACTCAGTTCGCATGGAGGCATGTGATTGTCCACCCACCCATACACCACCGAAGGAGTGGCAATGTGAATCAAGAGAAAGTTCACCTGAATCTTCTGATCACCCAATAAAGGGTAGCACTTCCTATGAGCAAAGTGGAACTTCTACTCAGGAAGAACAATCTAACCCGCGGTGCACATATAATGAGCTCAAACAGGCTGACTGTTTTTGGGGTAAAAAGAAGAACAGGAAAAATAAGGATCAAGGTGCTGGAAAGAAGGTCTCACAAGTAAACGAAAAGTCGAGGTACTCAGTGCAAGAGTCTGAAAAGTATAGAAGACCTAGTAATGATGGATTCCTAAGGGTTCTATTTTGGCAGTTTCACAATTTCCGTATGCTTCTAGGAAGTGATTTACTCATCTTCAGCAATGAAAAGTATGTTGCAGTTAGCTTGCACTTGTGGGATGTTTCACGACAG GTCACACCTTTAACATGGCTAGAGGCATGGCTTGATAATGTCATGGCTAGTGTACCTGAGTTGGCTATATGTTATCATCAAGATGGTGTTGTTCAGGGCTATGAACTCCTTAAAACAGATGATATATTTCTCCTAAAGGGCATATCTGAGGATGGTACTCCTGCTTTTCATCCAAATGTTGTACAACAAAATGGGCTTTCAGTATTGAGATTCCTTGAGGAAAACTGCAAGCAAGATCCTGGTGCATATTGG CTATACAAAAGTGCGGGAGAAGATGCTATCCAACTCTTTGATCTATCTGTCATACCTCAAAACCCACCTGCCGATGAAACTGATGATAATTCTTGCTCTGTGCCATCTCTAATAAATAGAGGGAGAAGCGATCCCTTACTTTCACTAGGGACGATATTGTACCGGATTGCTCACAGACTTTCACTTTCAATG TCCCCTGAAAACAAGTCTAGATGTGCGAGTTTCTTCAGAAAATGTCTTGAGTTTTTGGATGCGCCTGATCACCTG GTTGTACGTGCATGTGCTCATGAACAATTTGCGAGGCTCCTTTTAACGTATGATGAAGTGTTAGATTTGTCGTCTGAAGCACTTCCTAGGGAGTCTGAAGTTACAGGTGCTGATGCTGAAGAAGAACCAGTAGAATCTTTGATTTCAGTTTCTGTATCAGATGCCCATGATTCCCCGGTTCCAAAAGTTGAACCAGATAACAATATTGAAACATTGCCGGCTATTGGATCTGATGATTCTGTGAGGGTAACATCTGATGAGGCTATATCTTCCCCAAGAGCAATGACAGCTCCAAGGGGGAGAAATACAGCCAGTCTCGAAGATGCGTCAAATAACAGAGAGAAAAGCTTTGCAGTATGTGATTTATCAAAAATGTCTCCTAAGGTTCAAACTGTTGCTGATCCGATCTCCACTAAGTTGGCTGCCATTCATCATGTTTCTCAAGCTATTAAGTCTCTTAGATGGAAACGTCAACTGCAAAGCAACAGAATGGATCTGCAGAATAGTGGTAAAAATCAGGATGAGCTGCCTTCAGCACCCAGTTTTTCTGTCTGTGCATGTGGGGATACCGACTGTATTGAAGTTTGTGATATTCGAGAATGGCTTCCGACTTCAAAATTGGATGATAAGTTGTGGAAATTAGTTCTATTGCTTGGAGAATCATATTTGGCGCTTGGACAAGTTTATAAAGAAGATGGGCAATTGAATCAAGCCTTGAAGGTTGTAGAGTTGGCGTGTTTGGTTTATGGATCAATGCCTCAACATCGAGAAGACTCAAAATTTGTTTCTTCCATGGTCATTTGTTCATTACCTGAGGTTGAAAGTGATGATAAAAGTGAAAAAGCTGGGTCTTCACTATCTGATGATTGTTTCATGTATGATCAATCATCTGACAGCTACCTCTTTTGGTCCAAGGCTTGGACACTAGTTGGGGACGTGTATGTTCAATTCCATTCGACAGATGGTGATAAGATGCCAGTACAATCAGAGCAAAAGCCTTCAACTAAAGAGTTAAAGATGTCCTCTGAAGTTTTGAGGGAGgttgaaaggctcaagaagaagCTTGGACAGTCTAGCCAAAACTGCAGCTCATGTTCCTTATTAAACTGCAGCTGCCAGAGTGATAGGGCCAGCAGTGGAAGCAGTGCTAGCAGTAGTAGTAGAGATTCACGTTCAAAAAGTTATGGCAGAAAGCAGAACAAAAAGTCACATACCAAAGAAAATGCCCATGCACATTCTGGAACTTTTGTGGATATTCATCAGAAGGGTGAATGCAGCACATCAGAGAGTAAGCTCTTGATGCATAAGAAAAACATTGCTAGGATGGAAATCtctaataaattaaaagatatttcaGAGGCAGAAAATTCAGGAGCTACCGACTCTGATAGAGATGACGTGGCTGTAAAAATGGATGGAACTTCAGTGTATAAATGTTCTGAAACTTTGAAGGAAGAAACTGAAAGGAAAAGTGGGGGTATATTTAAATATCTTAGAGGTACTGTAGCTGGAGATGCTGACAATCTCTCGAATGCCTTGAACTGTTATGATGAAGCTAGAAATGCAATGGTTGGACATCTTACTAATTCAGAAGACTTACaatctttaattaaaaagaaaggATGGGTATATAATGAATTAGGCCGTAAGAGGTTGGAAAGGAAAGAGCTGGATGAAGCTGAAGTTGCTTTTGCTGATGCAATAAATGCATTTAAAGAAGTAGCTGACCACACTAACATTGTATTGATAAACTGTAATTTAGGTCATGGCAGGAGAGCTCTAGCAGAAGAGATGGTAGCGAAGATTGAAAATCTCAAGGAACATGCAATCCTCCATGATGCATACATGCAAGTTCTCCAGGGTGCCAAGATGGAATACAGGGAATCTCTGAGGTTCTATGGATCAGCAAAAGCAGTAGTAAACCATGTTACTGAAGAATCAGATTTGGATTCAAGCTACTTGAGAAATGAAGTATATACTCAGTTTGCTCATACATATTTAAGGCTTGGGATCCTACTGGCCAGAGAAGATACATTTGCTGAGGTTTACGAGAACTGTGTCCTTGAGGATTCTTTCAACTCCTGTGTTAGTAGACCGAATATAGACCGTAGAAAGCATGAGATTTCAGCTAATGATGCCATTAGAGAGGCTTTATCTGTCTATGAGTCACTGGGTGAGTTACGCAAACAGGAATGTGCATATGCATACTTTCAGTTGGCTTGCTACCAAAGGGATTGCTGCTTGAAATTTTTGGAGCAAGATCAGAAGAAAAATGGTTCTTCCAAGGGCGGAAATAGCTTTCTTCATAGAGTAAAGCAATATACTTCTTTGGCTGAGAGGAACTGGCTGAAATCCTTGGATTTCTATGGACCAAAGACACATTCGTTCATGCACTTGGGTATTCTGGTGGAGCGATGTGGTCTGTTATTGAATCTGTCAAATCTTCTTCATTCTAACGTG TATTTGGAGTCTGCTCTGACTTGTATGCTTGAAGCTCGCCATGTACCTGGAGACACACTAAGTAAAGACAATCCTAAGATTTGTGATAAATATTGGAGCCATTTGCAGATGCTATTGAAGAAGATGTTTTCTGTATCACTCTGTCCGACTACGAATAAATCTTCAGCTAACTCTCAGCTCAGCGCCTCAAGTAAGTCTGCTGATGCCGGAAAGCTCAGAGAGCTTTACAAGATGTCTCTGAAGAATACAGAGTTCAGTCAACTGCAAGTAATGCATGATTTGTGGACATCTTAA
- the LOC129898819 gene encoding calcium-dependent protein kinase 11 — MAQVAAKKRPPISSKPSPNVLPYQTPRLREHYTLGKKLGQGQFGTTYQCTEKATGLQYACKSIPKRKLLCREDYEDVWREIQIMHHLSEHPNVVRIKGTYEDTLFVHIVMELCKGGELFDRIVQKGHYSERQAAHLMKTIVKVVEACHSLGVMHRDLKPENFLFDSSDEDATLKATDFGLSIFYKPGQYVSDVVGSPYYVAPEVLHKFYGPEIDVWSAGVILYILLSGVPPFWAETDNGIFRQILKGKIDFESEPWPHISDSAKDLVRKMLDRNPKARITAHEVLCHPWLVDDAAAPDKPLGSAVLNRLKQFYDMNKLKKMALRVIAERLSEEEIGGLKQLFKMIDTDNSGTITYEELKDGLKRVGSDLVESDIKALMKAADFDNSGTIDYGEFIAATLHLNKMEREENLLAAFSYFDKDGSGYITTDELQQACVEFGLGDVKLDDIIKEIDIDNDGRIDYGEFATMMKKGNTGFAARTMRGNLNFNLADALGASDSEKNQ; from the exons ATGGCACAAGTTGCAGCAAAAAAGAGACCTCCTATATCCTCAAAGCCGTCTCCCAATGTTCTCCCTTACCAAACTCCAAGATTAAGGGAACATTACACTCTTGGTAAGAAATTAGGCCAGGGGCAATTTGGTACAACATATCAATGTACTGAAAAGGCAACGGGGCTACAATATGCATGTAAATCAATTCCAAAAAGGAAACTTTTATGTAGGGAAGATTATGAAGATGTTTGGAGAGAAATTCAGATAATGCATCATTTATCTGAGCATCCTAATGTTGTGAGGATCAAAGGGACTTATGAAGACACTCTTTTTGTCCATATTGTTATGGAATTGTGTAAAGGGGGTGAGCTTTTTGATAGAATTGTTCAGAAGGGACATTATAGTGAGAGGCAGGCAGCACATTTGATGAAGACAATTGTTAAGGTTGTTGAGGCTTGTCATTCTCTTGGTGTCATGCATAGAGATCTTAAGCCTGAGAATTTCTTATTTGATAGTTCTGATGAAGATGCTACACTCAAGGCTACCGATTTCGGGTTGTCTATTTTCTATAAGCCTG GGCAATATGTCTCTGATGTTGTAGGAAGTCCTTATTATGTTGCTCCTGAAGTATTGCATAAATTCTATGGACCTGAAATAGATGTATGGAGTGCTGGAGTCATCTTATACATCTTGTTATCTGGGGTTCCTCCTTTTTGGGCTG AGACAGACAATGGTATATTCAGGCAGATTTTGAAAGGGAAGATAGACTTTGAGTCTGAACCTTGGCCTCATATTTCTGATAGTGCAAAAGACTTGGTTAGAAAGATGCTCGATAGGAATCCTAAAGCGCGAATAACTGCTCATGAAGTCCTAT gTCATCCATGGCTTGTGGACGATGCAGCTGCTCCTGACAAACCTTTGGGATCTGCAGTGTTGAATCGTCTAAAGCAGTTCTATGATATGAACAAACTAAAAAAGATGGCTTTACGA GTCATAGCAGAAAGGCTTTCAGAGGAAGAAATAGGAGGCCTAAAGCAGTTGTTCAAAATGATCGACACAGATAACAGTGGAACAATCACATATGAGGAACTGAAAGATGGCTTGAAAAGAGTAGGATCTGACCTAGTGGAGTCCGATATCAAGGCCCTGATGAAAGCG GCTGACTTTGACAACAGTGGCACGATTGACTACGGTGAATTCATTGCTGCAACATTGCATTTGAATAAGATGGAGAGAGAGGAGAATCTGCTTGCTGCATTCTCCTACTTTGACAAAGATGGCAGTGGTTATATCACAACTGATGAGCTTCAACAGGCTTGCGTAGAATTTGGCCTTGGTGATGTTAAGTTGGATGACATAATTAAAGAGATTGACATAGACAAT GATGGACGTATAGATTATGGCGAATTTGCAACAATGATGAAGAAGGGAAATACAGGATTTGCAGCCAGAACTATGAGAGGCAATTTGAATTTTAACTTGGCAGATGCTCTTGGAGCAAGTGACAGTGAGAAAAATCAATAG